Proteins encoded within one genomic window of Arcobacter sp. F2176:
- a CDS encoding DHH family phosphoesterase, with protein sequence MILFHISHTDLDGYGCQLLTKEIFSQSYYLNANYGLEVKQSIIHFIEHIKNEEIKDEILFLITDVNLTNAESKYLNNEVIKLNEDGYKIKLQLLDHHATGQSCADKYDWYFLDISRCATKITYDYFVKNYNAFENESQTWIEPLVNAINAIDIWIEDNKKDFEFGKVLLSMVSHVREINNVLFANKNRDFRIHLLKKASMYLNEVDGNIKLDSAIHSLKKEFLNLDGQDDTIDNLSAKYLVNSITSIKDELTINFQDKKGVLTYTLGGISIPANAFLKANKDYDFFIDVSKRGNASFRADGNLDVGLLAQKLANGGGHPNASGCKFDDFKEVINYSDVKKYIQNKLDNIKI encoded by the coding sequence ATGATATTATTTCATATCTCTCATACGGATTTAGATGGATATGGTTGCCAACTTTTAACCAAAGAGATATTTTCCCAAAGTTACTACTTAAATGCAAATTATGGACTAGAAGTAAAACAAAGTATTATTCATTTTATAGAACACATTAAAAATGAAGAGATAAAAGATGAAATACTATTTTTAATAACTGATGTGAATCTAACAAATGCTGAATCAAAATATTTAAACAATGAAGTAATAAAATTAAATGAAGATGGTTATAAAATTAAACTTCAACTTTTAGATCATCATGCTACAGGTCAAAGTTGTGCTGACAAGTATGATTGGTACTTTTTAGATATTTCAAGATGTGCTACAAAAATCACATATGACTATTTTGTAAAAAATTATAATGCATTTGAAAATGAATCCCAAACTTGGATAGAGCCTCTTGTAAATGCAATAAATGCAATTGATATTTGGATAGAAGACAATAAAAAAGATTTTGAATTTGGGAAAGTATTACTTAGTATGGTTTCTCATGTAAGAGAAATCAATAATGTTCTTTTTGCAAATAAAAATAGAGACTTTAGAATTCATTTACTAAAAAAAGCATCTATGTATTTAAATGAAGTTGATGGAAATATAAAGTTAGATAGTGCAATCCATAGTTTAAAAAAAGAGTTTTTAAATCTTGATGGACAGGATGATACAATAGATAATCTTAGTGCAAAATATTTAGTAAATTCTATTACAAGTATAAAAGATGAACTTACAATTAACTTCCAAGATAAAAAAGGCGTTTTAACTTATACTCTAGGTGGTATTTCAATTCCCGCAAATGCATTTTTGAAAGCTAATAAAGACTATGACTTTTTTATTGATGTTTCTAAAAGAGGAAATGCAAGCTTTAGAGCAGATGGGAATTTAGATGTTGGATTACTTGCACAAAAATTGGCAAATGGTGGGGGACATCCTAATGCATCAGGTTGTAAATTCGATGATTTCAAAGAAGTTATAAATTATAGTGATGTTAAAAAATATATTCAAAATAAATTAGACAATATTAAAATATAA
- a CDS encoding response regulator, translated as MNDDINWTSEQIYNIIYVEDDEQVRINFEEIFKDFFKEVYVANDGVEALKIFNKLTLENKRVDAIISDLNMPNMNGISLLKNIRAVNEDIPFYFTTAYSDENNLLEVIKLNVTAYFIKPIDISIMVKKVIKDAHKYNQNQIIEKQKEELERYLAAIDNVAIISKTDLKGNITFANDFFCDISKYKREELIGKPHNIVRHPDSSKEIFKNLWETIKKGETWNGKIKNLAKDGSVYYVNSTVIPLFDELGNEIVEYVGIRFLTTEEENSKREFRKKVIENMQQSKKKEIEYINKIRELEQEIRTSVKPDLSMYLEQMDNMKKKNGQLKAQINQYDKEIVAIRKKNEELIDSANNKVSKSIFALRKIKSENDKLIKDFKELEIEIELKKDVIFDLQNRLEERNKRIEDLLDVISLRDKELKEQKK; from the coding sequence ATGAATGATGATATTAATTGGACTTCTGAACAAATATATAATATTATTTATGTTGAAGATGATGAACAAGTTCGAATAAACTTTGAAGAAATATTTAAAGATTTTTTTAAAGAGGTATATGTTGCAAATGATGGTGTAGAAGCTTTAAAAATCTTTAATAAATTAACTTTAGAAAATAAAAGAGTAGATGCAATAATAAGTGATCTTAATATGCCAAATATGAATGGCATATCCTTATTAAAAAATATTAGAGCTGTCAATGAAGATATTCCTTTTTATTTTACAACTGCTTACTCAGATGAAAATAACCTTTTAGAAGTAATTAAATTAAATGTTACTGCATATTTTATAAAACCAATCGATATATCAATAATGGTAAAAAAAGTTATAAAAGATGCTCATAAATATAATCAAAATCAAATAATTGAAAAACAAAAAGAAGAATTAGAAAGATATTTAGCCGCAATAGATAATGTTGCTATTATTTCAAAAACCGATTTAAAAGGTAATATTACCTTTGCAAATGATTTTTTCTGTGATATATCAAAATATAAAAGAGAAGAACTTATTGGAAAACCTCATAATATAGTAAGACATCCAGATTCGTCTAAAGAAATTTTTAAAAATCTTTGGGAAACAATTAAAAAAGGTGAAACCTGGAATGGAAAAATTAAGAATTTAGCAAAAGATGGTTCTGTCTATTATGTAAATAGTACTGTTATACCTCTTTTTGATGAATTGGGAAATGAGATAGTAGAGTATGTTGGAATAAGATTTTTAACCACAGAAGAAGAAAATTCAAAAAGAGAATTTAGAAAAAAAGTAATTGAAAATATGCAACAATCAAAGAAAAAAGAGATTGAGTATATAAATAAAATAAGAGAATTAGAACAAGAAATAAGAACAAGTGTAAAACCTGATTTGTCTATGTACTTAGAGCAAATGGATAATATGAAAAAGAAAAATGGACAATTAAAAGCTCAAATAAACCAATATGATAAAGAAATAGTTGCAATTAGAAAAAAAAATGAAGAGCTAATTGATAGTGCAAATAATAAAGTTTCTAAATCTATTTTTGCCTTAAGAAAAATAAAATCAGAAAATGATAAACTTATCAAAGATTTTAAAGAGCTTGAAATTGAAATTGAATTAAAAAAAGATGTAATTTTTGATTTACAAAATAGGTTAGAAGAACGAAATAAAAGAATTGAAGATTTATTAGATGTAATAAGCCTAAGAGATAAAGAGCTTAAAGAACAGAAAAAATGA
- a CDS encoding murein transglycosylase domain-containing protein has protein sequence MIKFVLIFIVFFFSSCSVSDVQNIAQAAISKDPSYALKSIAKSKSIQYTTNPKRLSKDIASLDKFLSNFVKEITNIWGEKNVKIPKQKEYVKYLQNYKSRALVDFDNGIVTVETVDDKNFEKSLKNAIVTTLLLPDDPRAADLFEAKSVKLGSTPYLLGEIKDDQNKDIRYEWRANRFANILVKNDLNTKTIKKDGKDVKVYFVKIPMVKDHANIRVSKFKPFVEKFAKKYNISKNLIYSIIQTESNFNQFAISSANAYGLMQIVPTSAGKDAYKYVKGKTWEPSKSYLFDAQNNIELGSAYLKILGSKYLTGIENPISKEYCIISAYNTGSGNVLKTFSKDKDEAKNKINSKKPSEVYKVLINNLPYEETRNYLKKVLKYKKDFISI, from the coding sequence ATGATTAAATTTGTTTTGATTTTCATAGTGTTTTTTTTTAGTTCATGTAGTGTTTCGGATGTTCAAAATATAGCACAAGCTGCAATTAGTAAAGACCCTTCTTATGCTTTAAAAAGTATAGCAAAATCAAAATCTATTCAATATACAACAAATCCCAAAAGGCTATCAAAAGACATAGCTAGTTTAGATAAATTCTTATCAAATTTTGTAAAAGAGATTACAAATATTTGGGGTGAAAAAAATGTCAAAATACCAAAACAAAAAGAGTATGTAAAATATTTACAAAATTATAAAAGTAGGGCATTGGTTGATTTTGATAATGGAATAGTGACTGTTGAAACAGTAGATGATAAGAACTTTGAAAAAAGTTTAAAAAATGCAATAGTAACAACTTTGTTATTACCAGATGATCCAAGAGCTGCTGATTTATTTGAAGCAAAAAGCGTAAAACTTGGCTCTACTCCTTATTTACTTGGTGAAATTAAAGACGACCAGAATAAAGATATAAGATATGAATGGAGAGCAAATAGATTTGCAAATATTTTAGTAAAAAATGATTTAAACACTAAAACAATAAAAAAAGATGGGAAAGATGTAAAAGTCTATTTTGTAAAAATACCTATGGTAAAAGATCATGCAAATATTAGAGTGTCAAAATTCAAACCCTTTGTTGAAAAATTTGCTAAAAAATATAATATTAGTAAAAATTTAATTTATTCAATTATTCAAACTGAAAGTAATTTTAACCAATTTGCAATAAGTAGTGCCAATGCCTATGGACTTATGCAAATAGTTCCTACAAGCGCTGGAAAAGATGCTTATAAATATGTTAAAGGTAAAACTTGGGAACCTAGCAAATCATATTTATTTGATGCGCAAAATAATATTGAGTTAGGTAGTGCATATTTAAAAATATTAGGAAGTAAGTATTTAACAGGAATAGAAAATCCAATATCAAAAGAATATTGTATCATAAGTGCATATAACACAGGAAGTGGGAATGTTTTAAAAACTTTTTCAAAAGATAAAGACGAAGCTAAAAATAAAATTAACAGTAAAAAACCTTCTGAAGTTTATAAGGTACTTATAAATAATTTACCCTATGAAGAAACACGAAATTATTTAAAAAAAGTCCTAAAATATAAGAAAGATTTTATAAGTATTTAA